Proteins from a single region of Bdellovibrio bacteriovorus HD100:
- a CDS encoding ABC transporter ATP-binding protein, translating to MNPLLTIENLDVYYGSIHALKGISFAVNEGEVVSLIGANGAGKTTTLRAISGIVPSQGHIRFRGEDLNKVSTFKRVGLGIAQSPEGRGVFPQMSVLENLEMGAYSRSDKVKIKQDLEMCLTLFPRMKERMSQMAGTLSGGEQQMLAISRALMAKPRLLLLDEPSLGLAPLIVAQIFEIVKKLNQEEGMTVLLVEQNARMALKISQRAYVLECGRIVMQDSAHNLLNNDEVRKSYLGV from the coding sequence ATGAATCCATTGCTGACCATTGAAAATCTGGATGTCTATTATGGTTCCATTCACGCTTTAAAAGGCATCAGCTTCGCCGTCAACGAAGGCGAAGTGGTCTCCTTGATCGGCGCCAACGGTGCCGGGAAAACAACCACACTTCGTGCGATTTCCGGTATCGTTCCCAGCCAGGGCCACATCCGTTTCCGTGGCGAAGATTTAAATAAAGTTTCCACTTTCAAACGCGTCGGGCTGGGTATTGCCCAATCCCCTGAAGGCCGCGGCGTGTTCCCGCAAATGAGTGTGCTTGAAAATCTGGAGATGGGGGCCTATTCCCGCTCGGACAAAGTCAAAATCAAACAAGATCTGGAAATGTGCTTAACCCTGTTCCCAAGAATGAAAGAACGCATGTCCCAGATGGCCGGAACTCTTTCCGGTGGTGAGCAGCAGATGCTGGCCATCAGCCGGGCGCTGATGGCAAAACCCCGTCTGCTGCTTTTGGATGAGCCGTCTTTGGGACTGGCTCCGCTGATTGTGGCGCAGATTTTTGAGATCGTAAAAAAGCTGAATCAGGAAGAGGGCATGACTGTTCTTCTGGTCGAGCAAAATGCCCGCATGGCGCTGAAGATTTCCCAAAGAGCCTATGTATTAGAGTGCGGTCGCATTGTGATGCAGGACTCGGCACACAATCTTCTGAACAATGACGAAGTCCGTAAAAGCTATCTCGGAGTCTAG
- a CDS encoding ABC transporter ATP-binding protein translates to MSDVLLEARKITMQFGGLKAVDSLEFQIKKGQLAGLIGPNGAGKTTAFNMLTGVYQPTSGEVLMEGQSLKGLAPYEISHRGVTRTFQNIRLFKNLTVLDNVLIAGHQHVRYGLFDTLFQTDSFRVDEQRLQDKAIDLLKIFKLQDKAHKPATSLPYGEQRKLEIVRALATDPKIILLDEPAAGMNHSETHHLMETIAQIREDFKLTVLLIEHDMKLVMGICENIIVLDHGVKIEEGAPQKVQSSQKVIEAYLGVEEAE, encoded by the coding sequence ATGTCCGACGTTCTGCTTGAGGCCCGCAAGATCACCATGCAGTTTGGCGGCCTGAAAGCCGTTGACTCTTTGGAATTCCAAATCAAAAAAGGCCAGTTGGCTGGCCTGATCGGACCCAATGGTGCCGGCAAGACCACAGCGTTCAATATGCTGACGGGGGTTTATCAGCCCACTTCCGGCGAAGTCCTGATGGAAGGTCAAAGTCTGAAGGGCCTGGCACCTTATGAAATCTCCCACCGTGGAGTGACCCGCACATTCCAGAATATCCGTCTGTTTAAAAATCTGACCGTTCTGGACAACGTTCTGATCGCAGGTCACCAGCATGTGCGCTATGGTCTGTTCGATACTTTGTTTCAGACTGATTCCTTCCGCGTCGACGAGCAACGTCTGCAGGACAAGGCCATTGATTTGCTGAAAATCTTCAAACTGCAGGATAAAGCGCACAAACCGGCGACGTCCCTGCCTTATGGTGAGCAGCGCAAGCTTGAAATCGTCCGCGCCCTGGCGACGGATCCGAAAATCATTCTGCTGGATGAACCCGCTGCCGGCATGAATCACTCAGAGACCCACCATCTGATGGAAACCATCGCCCAGATCCGCGAGGATTTCAAACTGACCGTGCTTTTGATTGAGCACGACATGAAGCTGGTGATGGGAATCTGCGAAAACATCATTGTTCTGGATCACGGCGTGAAGATCGAAGAAGGGGCTCCGCAAAAAGTGCAAAGCTCGCAGAAAGTGATCGAAGCCTATCTGGGTGTTGAGGAGGCGGAATGA
- a CDS encoding sensor histidine kinase, with translation MSSSRLKPTLFRISTKLTLAYSLVLILSSTVIFSFLYFQISHGLQEQERGVLSSKLEEYRNRIEVRGLGEFKDYFLYIPNYDRDAALLVSVFSPKGEETYHHEPFPSFKLNMEKLKEEMNRHRGQIFEFAMREMHGGDTIIILGTTLKDGSRLVVGKSTESLSLQLRNLQKIFWWLLLPVALIGFLGGLFLSNRTLSPVRELITSMKKIEGGSLSTRVPIGGSDDELEELKVLFNKMLDKIEGLVSGLKEAFDHLAHDIRTPVTRLRGRAELALTSEGDVESYREALQSCFENSDKILNFLQVLTDITEAENRSKKLKIEKKFISDLVKEIMSLYEMAFEEKDIRVVQKLDSHDWAMVDAKLISRVIANLLDNAHKYTPPGGEVTIETINHTENVIIRVTDSGPGISADEHGMIWQKLYRSDKSRSEYGMGLGLTFVKAVVEAHDGKVSVRIPVKDGHGTEFEVLLQKMS, from the coding sequence ATGTCCTCAAGTCGTCTTAAACCGACACTCTTTCGAATCAGCACCAAGCTGACGCTTGCGTATTCTCTGGTGCTGATTCTAAGTTCCACAGTCATCTTTAGTTTTCTTTATTTTCAGATCAGTCACGGCTTGCAAGAGCAGGAACGTGGTGTGCTTTCTTCCAAGCTGGAAGAATACCGCAATCGCATCGAAGTGCGGGGTCTGGGTGAATTTAAAGACTACTTCCTTTATATTCCCAATTATGATCGTGATGCAGCTTTGCTGGTCAGTGTCTTCAGCCCGAAAGGGGAAGAGACTTATCATCACGAGCCTTTTCCGAGCTTTAAATTAAACATGGAAAAACTAAAAGAAGAGATGAACCGCCATCGCGGGCAGATCTTCGAGTTTGCCATGCGTGAGATGCATGGAGGCGACACAATCATCATTCTGGGGACGACCTTGAAGGATGGCAGCCGTCTGGTTGTGGGTAAAAGCACGGAAAGTCTGAGCCTGCAGCTGCGCAACTTACAAAAGATCTTCTGGTGGCTGCTATTGCCCGTGGCCCTTATCGGGTTTCTCGGGGGATTGTTCCTGTCCAACCGAACGCTCAGTCCGGTGCGTGAGCTGATCACATCCATGAAAAAGATCGAAGGCGGTTCCCTTTCCACACGTGTTCCGATCGGGGGCAGTGATGACGAGCTGGAAGAGCTGAAGGTTCTGTTCAATAAAATGCTCGATAAAATCGAGGGGCTGGTGAGTGGTCTGAAAGAGGCCTTTGATCACCTGGCGCACGACATCCGCACCCCGGTGACCCGCTTGCGCGGTCGTGCGGAGCTGGCATTGACCAGCGAAGGGGACGTGGAATCCTATCGCGAGGCTTTGCAAAGCTGTTTTGAAAACTCGGACAAGATTCTGAACTTCCTGCAGGTGCTGACGGATATCACCGAGGCAGAGAATCGCAGTAAAAAGTTGAAGATCGAAAAGAAATTTATCAGTGATCTGGTTAAAGAGATCATGAGTCTTTATGAAATGGCCTTCGAGGAAAAAGACATCCGTGTGGTGCAAAAACTCGACAGTCATGACTGGGCCATGGTCGATGCCAAACTGATCAGCCGGGTGATCGCCAATCTGCTGGATAATGCGCACAAGTACACGCCACCGGGCGGGGAAGTGACCATTGAAACCATCAATCATACTGAGAACGTCATCATTCGGGTGACGGACTCTGGCCCGGGGATTTCGGCGGATGAGCACGGCATGATCTGGCAAAAACTTTATCGCAGCGACAAGAGCCGCTCTGAATATGGCATGGGCCTGGGGTTGACATTTGTGAAAGCCGTCGTTGAAGCGCATGATGGAAAAGTTTCCGTGCGCATTCCGGTGAAAGACGGGCACGGTACAGAATTCGAAGTTCTTTTGCAGAAGATGTCGTGA
- a CDS encoding flagellar hook protein FlgE, translated as MGILSSLYTGVSGMTAQGEALGVIGDNIANANTIGFKASRAEFQDIISKNLKGIVGGNQIGRGVKIGAVNPILSQGNIDATEKVTDLAISGDGYFKVKGSDGESYTRDGSFHFDREGYLVTNDNQRVQGFSTDEKGNIVNKMTDIKFPRALIPAKATKELKLDLNLDSRMEPTKKFDPADPYSTSHYSTGVEMYDSQGNKHLVSFFFNKVNDREWEFKGLVDGKEITGGEEGKMSEVAAGKLMFTVDGKLDSQETTSTNFNFKGGALQDQQVKLNFGDAIKDGGKGLDGTKQYGKNSDLISWHQDGAAAGTITGLSFNDEGTLTAVYSNGQANDLAQIALAKFENPEALFKVGNNRLKESRDSGTASVGAPGAAGRGKLFAKSLERSTVDLATEFVNMIQNQRGFQANAKTITTTDELLNEVIQLKR; from the coding sequence ATGGGTATTCTTTCTTCATTGTACACTGGTGTATCCGGTATGACAGCACAGGGCGAGGCTCTGGGTGTTATCGGGGACAATATCGCCAATGCGAACACTATCGGTTTCAAAGCAAGCCGTGCAGAGTTCCAGGACATCATCTCCAAAAATCTAAAAGGTATTGTGGGTGGTAACCAAATTGGCCGCGGTGTGAAGATCGGTGCCGTAAATCCAATCCTTTCCCAGGGTAACATCGACGCCACTGAAAAAGTGACGGACCTTGCAATCTCCGGTGACGGTTACTTCAAGGTTAAAGGTTCCGACGGTGAGTCCTACACTCGTGACGGTTCCTTCCACTTCGACCGTGAAGGCTACCTGGTAACAAACGACAATCAACGCGTACAGGGCTTCTCTACAGATGAGAAGGGCAATATCGTCAACAAAATGACCGATATCAAATTCCCTCGCGCTCTGATCCCGGCTAAAGCAACCAAAGAATTGAAACTGGATCTGAACCTGGATTCCCGCATGGAGCCAACCAAGAAGTTCGACCCAGCGGATCCTTACTCCACTTCTCACTATTCCACTGGTGTTGAGATGTATGACTCTCAGGGTAACAAACACCTTGTCAGCTTCTTCTTCAACAAAGTTAACGACCGCGAATGGGAATTCAAAGGTTTGGTTGACGGTAAAGAGATCACTGGCGGCGAAGAAGGCAAAATGTCTGAAGTGGCTGCTGGTAAACTGATGTTCACCGTTGACGGTAAACTGGATTCTCAGGAAACAACGTCCACGAACTTCAACTTCAAAGGTGGTGCTTTGCAGGACCAGCAAGTGAAGCTGAACTTCGGTGATGCGATCAAGGACGGCGGTAAAGGTTTGGACGGTACTAAGCAGTACGGTAAAAACTCGGACCTGATCTCTTGGCACCAGGATGGCGCGGCTGCGGGTACAATCACTGGCTTGTCCTTCAATGACGAAGGTACTTTGACAGCGGTATACTCCAACGGTCAGGCCAATGACCTTGCCCAGATCGCTTTGGCAAAGTTTGAAAACCCAGAGGCTCTGTTCAAAGTTGGTAACAACCGTTTGAAAGAATCCAGAGACTCCGGTACTGCTTCCGTAGGTGCTCCAGGCGCTGCCGGCCGCGGTAAACTGTTCGCAAAATCTTTGGAAAGATCCACTGTCGATCTGGCTACAGAGTTCGTGAACATGATCCAGAATCAGCGTGGTTTCCAGGCCAATGCCAAAACCATCACGACGACGGACGAACTTCTGAACGAAGTGATCCAGTTGAAACGATAA
- a CDS encoding response regulator transcription factor has protein sequence MRCLVVEDDNEIATIVKQGLGELEGDVDVESNGRRAFEKAQTNHYDIIVLDLMLPEMDGYTFAKSLREKEINTPILILSALRELDDRLKGLSMGGDDYLTKPFAMAELQIRVKNLLKRSQKASEVTQLVFQDLKLNRLNRDVVRAGRKLDLQEREFVLLDLFMSNPNKIIGKQTILKEVWNYDFDPQTNVVDVLVCRLRNKLEKDFPTRLIYTVRGVGYVLKSS, from the coding sequence ATGAGATGCTTAGTAGTCGAAGATGATAACGAGATCGCAACAATAGTAAAACAGGGCCTGGGTGAGCTTGAAGGTGATGTTGATGTTGAATCCAACGGACGCAGAGCCTTTGAAAAAGCGCAAACCAATCATTACGATATTATCGTTTTGGATTTGATGCTGCCTGAGATGGACGGTTACACTTTTGCAAAGTCTTTGCGTGAAAAAGAAATCAACACCCCGATTTTGATCCTGAGTGCATTGCGGGAGTTGGATGACCGCTTAAAGGGTTTGAGCATGGGTGGTGATGACTATCTGACGAAACCTTTCGCGATGGCTGAACTTCAGATTCGCGTGAAAAATCTGTTGAAGCGCTCTCAAAAAGCATCCGAAGTGACTCAACTGGTTTTCCAGGACTTGAAGCTGAACCGTCTGAACCGCGATGTGGTTCGTGCCGGCAGAAAGCTGGACCTTCAGGAAAGAGAATTTGTTCTTCTTGACCTGTTCATGAGTAATCCAAATAAAATCATTGGTAAGCAGACGATCCTGAAGGAAGTCTGGAACTATGATTTTGACCCTCAAACGAACGTGGTGGACGTACTTGTATGCCGACTCAGAAACAAACTGGAAAAAGATTTCCCTACTCGCCTTATCTACACGGTTAGAGGCGTAGGATATGTCCTCAAGTCGTCTTAA
- a CDS encoding RCC1 domain-containing protein, producing MTRTFFCLVFGLLLLSSCTTKNDLSLFFSSENTPQVTLKLNSGINYTGQSTIPVEIITSQELTEMSLSVSAMCSDVFETYVQQKTVNLPNVEGEHTISVRVKNKDGFTSDCTKAKIVFDKTAPVVSETMTLVNTRSLPDVSPKLNTPVTTDTLSGVAKYELKLVKTAGNTVIKDWTTKDKEALYFDGLTLPDSEVDTYFYMIRATDKVGNVSAEKQSPNFIVGPVVTITGALIYDQDSPMGSATIQLSRASPVSTTVAVKSVSRSAIAGLDFLYPDIIPTEVVIAAGATSADTYFSIMTSTLPGPDKAFDLQVTSTTNAITGSPSSFTVDLVNTNTAITAQAANGYRAVRGAKGHMCGLRTDNKMDCWGAISYANGSTSEQLTAKEVVGATNIVSVAEGYGDHTCYIDSLGDLYCFGNSGYKNLGHNSYTSSTTPIKVPSSNIKKAAVGIYFTCFIDSSDQVQCFGKNDDAELGQPISFSNGIPTVYASITKALDIAAGNKIACAIDEVSGTRSVKCWGKTESASSHVPVTITGLPSDIQSISVNGSITADVRHGCGLSEQGLVYCWGSNFRSRRGLASGAVTWTTANYVGLPVKAVKVQAGTDTSCALGEDKKLYCWGSGLPNATNSHQYQESYVPVQLDNFGDTITDFQLTELASCAVTTSSNIKCWGINSLGEMGNGQTASAMQGTALNVAGSFDKYKQLATGVFTTCALKSNNTVTCWGNNDYGQLGNGSHSTYSRPHYTLPISNVKKVVGQNIHFCALTTGGSVYCWGSNWSGRIGNNATALPTDVVLTPYLIPNTYPNSTAGLPSGIKDISVGYNHSCAVTSEGGVTCWGNNSAGELGHPSIGSAFSYPQMIPSLSTGVDSVALGINATCAVKNNATTKQVYCWGWNRNRVLGPSAVALNASTEVPQLIDTITTTKEVKVFISFETACYIHDGTTKCWGYRSTFKGMPANVPDGTYITTPTAIPELAGATDLHLNPYSGCALMSTGKAKCWGADYSRIFSTGISWIGTPVEPPALQNSQVTAIALGTTYSSAGPIHACAITSLGDLKCWGVSTYGEGHDRFFHQTPQLVLK from the coding sequence ATGACTAGAACGTTCTTCTGCTTAGTTTTCGGTCTTCTTCTGCTTTCATCTTGTACGACCAAGAATGATCTGTCCTTGTTTTTCTCCAGCGAAAACACCCCTCAGGTAACATTGAAGCTAAACTCCGGAATCAACTACACCGGGCAAAGCACCATTCCAGTTGAAATCATCACGTCCCAGGAATTGACCGAAATGAGTCTGTCCGTCAGCGCCATGTGCTCTGACGTCTTTGAAACTTATGTTCAGCAGAAAACCGTCAATCTTCCGAATGTGGAAGGTGAACACACCATTTCTGTGCGGGTTAAAAACAAGGATGGCTTCACCAGCGATTGCACCAAAGCCAAGATTGTATTTGATAAGACGGCACCGGTCGTTTCTGAAACGATGACTTTGGTGAACACCCGCTCACTTCCTGATGTGTCACCGAAACTGAATACTCCCGTCACGACCGATACTTTATCAGGAGTAGCCAAGTACGAACTCAAACTGGTGAAAACGGCCGGAAACACTGTCATCAAAGATTGGACCACCAAAGACAAAGAGGCTCTCTACTTCGATGGCCTGACATTGCCGGACTCTGAAGTCGACACCTACTTTTACATGATCCGCGCCACAGACAAAGTCGGCAACGTCAGCGCGGAAAAACAGTCTCCGAACTTCATCGTTGGCCCTGTCGTCACTATTACAGGCGCACTCATCTACGATCAAGACAGCCCCATGGGAAGTGCGACCATCCAGCTTTCGCGAGCAAGCCCCGTTTCCACAACCGTCGCGGTCAAAAGCGTCTCGCGGTCAGCGATTGCAGGTCTGGACTTCCTTTATCCGGACATTATTCCAACTGAGGTGGTCATTGCGGCCGGAGCCACCTCAGCAGATACCTATTTCTCGATTATGACTTCAACGCTGCCAGGCCCTGACAAAGCTTTCGATTTACAGGTGACCTCAACCACAAATGCGATCACAGGCAGCCCTTCGTCTTTCACGGTGGATCTGGTAAACACCAACACAGCCATCACGGCACAAGCGGCAAATGGCTATCGCGCGGTTCGTGGAGCCAAGGGACATATGTGCGGACTTCGTACTGACAACAAGATGGATTGTTGGGGCGCGATAAGTTACGCAAATGGATCAACTTCAGAGCAGCTCACTGCCAAAGAAGTCGTGGGCGCGACAAACATCGTCTCTGTTGCCGAGGGGTATGGAGATCACACCTGCTATATTGACAGCCTCGGGGATCTTTACTGCTTTGGAAACAGCGGCTATAAGAATCTTGGTCACAATTCCTACACCTCCTCAACAACACCGATCAAGGTTCCTTCCAGCAACATAAAAAAGGCTGCGGTGGGAATTTACTTCACTTGCTTTATTGACTCTTCTGACCAAGTTCAATGTTTTGGAAAGAATGACGACGCCGAGCTAGGACAGCCGATTTCATTTTCAAATGGAATACCGACGGTTTATGCCTCTATTACCAAAGCTCTGGATATTGCAGCTGGCAACAAAATTGCCTGCGCCATTGATGAAGTATCAGGCACACGCTCCGTGAAGTGCTGGGGTAAAACTGAATCTGCAAGCAGCCATGTGCCAGTTACAATTACGGGACTGCCCTCTGATATCCAGTCCATTTCAGTCAACGGCAGCATTACGGCCGACGTCAGACATGGCTGCGGCCTGTCCGAACAGGGCCTTGTCTATTGCTGGGGAAGCAACTTCCGATCCCGTCGTGGACTTGCCAGCGGGGCCGTGACATGGACCACCGCGAACTATGTCGGTCTTCCTGTGAAAGCTGTCAAAGTTCAGGCTGGTACAGACACCAGTTGCGCTCTGGGAGAAGACAAAAAACTTTACTGCTGGGGTTCGGGGCTGCCGAACGCGACCAACAGCCATCAGTATCAGGAAAGCTATGTCCCCGTCCAACTGGACAACTTCGGTGACACCATTACCGACTTCCAGCTCACTGAACTGGCCAGTTGCGCTGTCACAACCTCTTCTAATATCAAGTGCTGGGGAATCAACTCACTGGGTGAAATGGGCAACGGGCAAACTGCATCCGCAATGCAGGGAACTGCTCTGAATGTCGCGGGATCCTTTGACAAGTATAAACAGCTTGCCACTGGTGTCTTTACAACATGCGCTCTTAAATCCAACAACACGGTGACCTGCTGGGGCAACAACGACTACGGACAGCTCGGCAATGGATCACACAGTACTTATTCCCGCCCCCACTACACCTTGCCAATTTCCAACGTAAAAAAAGTGGTTGGCCAAAACATACACTTTTGTGCACTGACCACGGGCGGATCCGTCTACTGCTGGGGATCGAACTGGAGCGGGCGGATCGGCAACAATGCCACAGCCCTCCCTACGGACGTGGTCCTGACTCCTTACCTGATACCCAACACATATCCCAACAGCACTGCGGGCCTTCCCTCTGGAATCAAGGACATCTCAGTCGGCTATAATCACTCTTGTGCGGTCACTTCCGAAGGTGGTGTGACCTGCTGGGGCAATAACTCTGCAGGGGAGCTCGGCCATCCAAGCATCGGAAGTGCCTTCAGCTATCCGCAGATGATTCCCAGCTTGTCGACAGGAGTCGACAGTGTCGCGCTTGGCATCAATGCCACCTGCGCAGTTAAAAACAACGCCACCACCAAGCAGGTCTATTGCTGGGGCTGGAACCGCAACCGCGTTCTGGGGCCATCTGCCGTCGCATTGAATGCTTCCACAGAAGTTCCTCAACTGATTGACACCATCACAACGACAAAAGAGGTAAAGGTTTTCATTTCTTTTGAGACCGCCTGCTATATACACGATGGCACCACCAAATGCTGGGGATATCGCAGTACTTTCAAGGGAATGCCAGCCAATGTGCCTGATGGAACTTATATCACCACCCCGACAGCAATTCCCGAACTGGCTGGAGCCACTGACCTTCATTTGAATCCTTATTCGGGATGCGCCCTTATGAGCACCGGGAAAGCCAAGTGCTGGGGCGCCGACTACAGTCGGATCTTCAGCACTGGCATCTCCTGGATTGGAACTCCGGTCGAACCTCCGGCACTTCAAAACTCACAGGTAACGGCCATTGCACTTGGAACGACCTACTCCAGCGCCGGACCCATTCATGCCTGCGCCATCACGTCTTTAGGGGACCTGAAGTGCTGGGGTGTCAGCACTTATGGAGAAGGCCACGATCGCTTCTTCCATCAAACTCCGCAATTGGTATTAAAATAG